Proteins from a genomic interval of Papaver somniferum cultivar HN1 chromosome 4, ASM357369v1, whole genome shotgun sequence:
- the LOC113272230 gene encoding glyoxylate/hydroxypyruvate reductase HPR3-like, whose product MDAFKDGKFPVKSTYKLLTYINSEVQVNGVTVNSRVWKALWSCQAAHIIKLFTWKCIRGINSRKSKRTLYYSELDTHCDICSHGVEDMEHIIFECRHAWQFGESSGDGALNSEAVECMAVRESLSWAKEMKHSRIQIEADANRDDNQVTNAIAKNVRQTTMSLESSGNFEPAIRGLLSAKGLVSKISTTDFTLVFLILEYLHSYILTKTREFNTLASLQQFLTTNPQSQSVRVLISYPKTPVTSEILNCLPSLGCVLTVSAGTDHIDLVECRRRGIAVCNAGTLYSEDVADFAVGLLIDVLRKISAADRYVRAGLWPVKGEYPLGSKLGGKRVGILGLGSIGSEVAKRLEAFGCIISYNSRNKKLSVPFPYYSNLIDLASNSDVLIVSCELNKETFHIINKDVMLALGKNGIIINVGRGALIDETELVWCLVQREIGGAGLDVFENEPNVPKELFELDNVVLSPHKAVLTSESFEALHELILANLDAFFSDKPLLFLVKND is encoded by the exons ATGGATGCCTTCAAAGATGGTAAATTCCCTGTTAAAAGCACCTACAAGTTGTTAACTTACATCAACAGTGAAGTGCAAGTTAACGGAGTTACTGTCAATTCAAGAGTCTGGAAAGCATTATGGAGTTGTCAAGCTGCTCACATAATCAAGTTATTCACTTGGAAATGCATTAGAGGCATTAATTCTAGAAAAAGTAAGAGAACTCTATATTATTCAGAATTGGATACTCACTGTGATATATGTAGTCACGGTGTTGAAGACATGGAACACATAATCTTTGAATGTAGGCATGCATGGCAGTTTGGAGAG AGCAGTGGAGATGGAGCATTGAACTCAGAGGCAGTGGAGTGCATGGCAGTAAGGGAATCTTTATCTTGGGCTAAGGAAATGAAGCACTCACGTATTCAAATTGAAGCAGATGCGAA TCGAGATGATAATCAAGTTACTAATGCTATTGCTAAGAATGTTAGGCAAACAACAATGTCACTTGAATCCTCTGGAAACTTTGAACCAGCTATTCGTGGTCTTCTG AGTGCCAAAGGACTTGTATCTAAAATTAGTACTACGGACTTTACTCTAGTTTTTCTCATTCTCGAGTACTTACATTCTTACATTCTTACAAAG ACCAGAGAATTCAATACCCTTGCAAGTTTGCAACAATTCCTAACTACAAATCCACAGTCTCAGTCTGTTAGAGTATTAATCAGTTATCCTAAGACTCCGGTCACTTCTGAGATTCTAAACTGTTTGCCATCTTTGGGTTGTGTCTTGACAGTTTCTGCTGGTACTGATCATATAGACTTGGTTGAATGCAGAAGAAGAGGTATAGCTGTTTGCAATGCTGGTACTCTTTACTCTGAGGATGTTGCAGATTTTGCAGTTGGTCTTCTGATTGATGTCCTCAGGAAAATCTCGGCTGCTGATCGATATGTTCGTGCTGGTCTCTGGCCTGTAAAAGGCGAGTATCCTCTGGGTTCTAAG CTGGGTGGCAAACGGGTAGGAATCCTTGGGCTAGGTAGTATTGGCTCGGAGGTGGCAAAAAGACTAGAGGCATTTGGCTGCATTATCTCATACAACTCGAGAAATAAGAAACTATCTGTTCCATTCCCCTACTATTCTAATCTCATTGATCTTGCATCCAACAGTGATGTCCTCATTGTTTCGTGTGAGCTAAATAAAGAAACCTTCCACATCATTAACAAGGACGTCATGTTGGCATTAGGAAAGAATGGAATCATCATAAATGTTGGACGTGGAGCTCTAATTGACGAGACGGAATTAGTGTGGTGTTTGGTGCAAAGAGAGATTGGGGGTGCAGGGTTAGACGTATTCGAGAATGAACCTAATGTTCCTAAAGAGCTCTTTGAATTGGATAATGTTGTCCTATCTCCACATAAAGCTGTGCTTACCTCGGAATCTTTTGAGGCCCTACATGAACTGATACTAGCCAACTTAGATGCTTTCTTCTCTGATAAACCTTTGTTGTTTTTGGTCAAGAATGATTGA
- the LOC113273647 gene encoding uncharacterized protein LOC113273647, producing MSARDSVLWKCNRVKHAQDYLLAVPISGLNQCLGPRQFRDVLCYRLGIPLFVDNSLCPSCNKSMDIFGDHALHCAKDIGYKFRHDVVRDVIIDICYKANVPVRKEVSLGLRTNDEKDLKPADILVLNWENGKYVCMDVTGVSPFTGDGVRSFVPGKAISDAVSHKRTKYLDKCAAHGYGLGVLAFSTLGELGEDTLFFSSV from the coding sequence gcaagagattccgtCCTATGGAAATGTAACCGTGTCAAGCATGCCCAAGATTATCTTTTGGCGGTGCccattagtgggcttaatcaatGCCTCGGGCCTCGACAATTTAGAGATGTGCTTTGTTATCGTCTTGGTATTCCTCTGTTTGTTGACAATAGTTTATGCCCAAGTTGTAACAAATCTATGGACATTTTTGGagatcatgcgcttcattgtgctaaggatattGGATATAAGTTTCGCCATGATGTTGTTCGTGATGTTATCAttgatatttgttacaaagccAATGTGCCTGTGCGCAAGGAGGTTTCTctcggtcttcggacaaatgatgaGAAAGATCTAAAGCCCGCTGATATCCTTGttcttaactgggaaaatgggaaatatgtttgtatggatgttacaggtgtGTCTCCATTCACTGGTGATGGTGTCCGCTCCTTTGTCCCTGGTAAGGCTATTTCTGATGCGGTTTCTCATAAACGTACCAAGTACCTGGACAAGTGTGCTGCACATGGATATGGATTGGGTGTTCTGGCTTTTTCTACCTTAGGGGAACTTGGTGAGGATACTCTGTTTTTTTCAAGCGTCTAA